The following are encoded together in the Culex pipiens pallens isolate TS chromosome 1, TS_CPP_V2, whole genome shotgun sequence genome:
- the LOC120428910 gene encoding serine/threonine-protein kinase greatwall, which produces MAMEEPHNTTPKKKSCGLENDSIFGTIKKFTAPAGNSPKLPTIKDFCILKPISRGAFGKVFLGYKKNNDHDKLFAIKVMRKSDMINKNMISQVITERNALALSRSPFCVTLYYSLQTISSVFLVMEYMVGGDLKSLLAMYGFFEESAARFYTAEICLALQYLHKHGIVHRDIKPDNMLISATGHVKLTDFGLSRIEMRRDLEISDLINCSPNLNARTPGQLLSLTSHLSFGSHEKRQLEQPTDQLHQSSENDSDCSFSNSKQNDSKMSGVSPFFSAEQNGSVIEGLREVRATTPPAEKTADMTSSYYTCNSSVDGGRSSSTGSYESVGNGQVQVVVSDGGSNKENSDSNNKEARGEKAEQHSKNSFDFLLIPSQKSKTHISNDSGVSSRKSDISHIPAELSAIEKAECSHSSNRQDDYSCSDFSRSYSMSNINESNHSRLDYHSPIKNGSRCFKRPEYFRGIKRKRHLVSRVDSLASDPDGSATSTGLTQEIDVMDIGSSTPKKRKATSPIKGVLKVRSLSDDEMPVNENLGTVMFSTPVSSQKIRREGGQLGKLKSTRFALPSSIEQPRKSQAFIKIADESVMSPICTGKAVTNVENTPKTVKTPFRTPKSVRRAPAGSDERILGTPDYLAPELLLQQGHGPAVDWWALGVCLYEFMTGIPPFNDETPQKVFENILSRNIEWPQDDESLSPGAVEAVESILEMDPVKRPQAEQMMQMAFFESIDWTALESAPPPFIPNPDDPQDTGYFEARNVMQHLKLSNFDMESY; this is translated from the exons ATGGCCATGGAAGAACCGCACAACACGACTCCGAAGAAGAAATCCTGCGGCCTGGAGAATGATTCAATCTTCGGGACGATCAAGAAGTTTACCGCCCCGGCCGGCAACAGTCCCAAG CTGCCGACCATCAAGGACTTTTGCATTTTGAAGCCCATCAGCCGCGGTGCCTTTGGGAAGGTTTTTCTAGGTTACAAAAAGAACAATGACCACGACAAGCTGTTTGCGATCAAGGTGATGCGCAAGTCGGACATGATCAACAAAAATATGATTTCGCAGGTCATAACGGAACGGAACGCGTTGGCCCTGTCCCGGAGTCCGTTCTGTGTGACGCTGTACTACTCACTGCAGACCATTTCGTCGGTGTTTCTCGTGATGGAGTACATGGTCGGGGGCGATCTCAAGTCGCTGCTGGCCATGTACGGCTTCTTCGAGGAGTCCGCCGCCCGGTTTTACACGGCCGAGATCTGCCTGGCCCTGCAGTATCTGCACAAGCACGGCATCGTGCATCGTGACATCAAACCGGACAACATGCTGATCTCGGCCACCGGCCACGTAAAGCTGACCGACTTTGGCCTTAGCCGGATCGAAATGCGTCGCGATTTGGAGATTTCCGACCTAATCAACTGCTCACCAAACCTGAACGCCCGAACGCCCGGCCAGCTGCTCTCCCTCACGTCCCATCTGTCCTTTGGTTCGCACGAAAAGCGCCAACTCGAACAACCCACCGACCAGCTGCACCAATCCTCGGAAAACGACTCGGACTGTTCGTTCTCCAACTCCAAACAGAACGACAGCAAAATGTCCGGCGTGAGTCCGTTCTTTTCGGCGGAGCAGAACGGCAGCGTCATCGAGGGTTTGCGGGAAGTTCGAGCGACGACGCCTCCGGCGGAAAAGACGGCCGATATGACGTCATCGTATTACACGTGCAATTCCAGCGTCGACGGCGGACGGAGCAGCAGCACCGGAAGCTACGAGTCGGTCGGCAATGGGCAGGTGCAGGTCGTGGTGAGTGACGGAGGAAGCAATAAGGAGAATTCGGACAGTAACAATAAAGAGGCGCGTGGGGAAAAGGCAGAGCAGCACTCGAAGAACTCGTTCGATTTTCTACTG ATTCCGAGCCAAAAGTCCAAAACGCACATCAGCAACGACTCGGGCGTGTCGAGCCGCAAGAGTGACATCTCGCACATTCCGGCCGAACTGTCCGCGATCGAGAAGGCCGAGTGTTCGCACAGCAGCAACCGCCAGGACGACTACTCGTGTTCGGACTTTTCGCGAAG CTATAGTATGAGCAACATCAACGAATCGAACCACTCGAGACTTGACTATCACTCGCCGATTAAGAACGGATCACGCTGCTTTAAACGGCCCGAATACTTTAG AGGCATCAAGCGAAAGCGTCACCTGGTCAGTCGCGTCGACTCGCTGGCCTCCGACCCGGACGGAAGTGCGACCAGCACCGGGTTGACGCAGGAAATCGACGTGATGGACATTGGCAGCAGTACGCCGAAGAAGCGGAAAGCGACCTCGCCGATCAAGGGTGTGCTGAAGGTGCGTTCCCTGTCGGACGATGAAATGCCCGTCAATGAAAACCTGGGCACGGTCATGTTCTCAACGCCGGTGTCTTCGCAGAAGATTCGCCGCGAGGGTGGCCAGCTAGGCAAGCTCAAGAGTACTCGCTTTGCGCTGCCATCGTCGATCGAGCAGCCACGAAAGTCGCAAGCATTCATCAAGATAGCCGACGAGTCGGTCATGTCGCCGATCTGCACGGGGAAAGCCGTAACGAACGTGGAAAATACACCCAAAACAGTCAAAACTCCGTTCCGCACGCCGAAGTCGGTTCGACGAGCTCCAGCCGGGTCGGACGAACGAATTCTCGGCACGCCCGACTACCTCGCGCCGGAACTCCTGCTCCAGCAGGGTCACGGTCCGGCCGTCGACTGGTGGGCGCTCGGTGTCTGTCTGTACGAGTTCATGACCGGCATTCCGCCGTTCAATGACGAAACACCCCAGAAGGTGTTTGAGAACATCCTCAGCCGGAACATCGAGTGGCCCCAGGACGACGAATCGCTCTCGCCTGGAGCGGTCGAAGCCGTCGAGTCGATCCTCGAGATGGACCCCGTGAAACGACCACAAGCCGAGCAGATGATGCAGATGGCCTTCTTCGAGTCGATCGACTGGACCGCCCTCGAGTCGGCCCCGCCCCCGTTCATCCCGAATCCGGACGACCCGCAGGACACCGGCTACTTTGAGGCGCGAAACGTGATGCAACACCTGAAGCTGTCCAACTTTGATATGGAGTCCtattga